Proteins encoded by one window of Chryseobacterium sp. POL2:
- a CDS encoding FAD-binding oxidoreductase: MSDKTLLRIEKIVKECPDTITIHFAHPKEPFFYHSGQFLVLICNIDGKEERRSYSLCSSPYFDKHLSLTVKRVKGGKMSNYLIDYLKAGDKIAVLPPTGNFYYKPQDASRHIVLIGGGSGITPLFSIIKSVLVQEPNSTVSLIYVNSDRKHTIFYDQLGSWSSEYASRFLIVHYWSDEATKQSNIGFFSMLFRKKNDHRINAERLKAIFEDLGIKKESNNEFYLCGPQGLMEMATSTIQKIGFSKEVIHKESFYIPEKAENLSAKSSQEHEVKIFFKGKEHLVKIATGKSVLFAGLESGIDLPYSCQSGNCTSCAGKCLSGSITMSATEGLTQEQLNNGYVLTCVGYPQSDDVVIEFD; encoded by the coding sequence ATGAGCGATAAAACCCTGTTACGAATCGAGAAAATTGTTAAGGAATGCCCAGATACGATTACCATACATTTTGCTCACCCCAAAGAACCTTTTTTCTATCACTCCGGGCAATTTCTGGTCTTAATATGTAATATTGACGGAAAGGAAGAAAGACGCTCATATTCGCTATGCTCTTCGCCTTATTTTGATAAACATTTATCCTTAACGGTTAAAAGGGTTAAAGGCGGTAAAATGTCGAATTATTTAATCGACTATCTAAAAGCCGGAGATAAAATTGCCGTATTGCCTCCAACCGGAAATTTCTATTATAAACCCCAAGATGCTTCACGACATATTGTATTAATTGGTGGAGGAAGTGGGATTACGCCATTATTTTCCATCATCAAGTCTGTTCTTGTCCAAGAACCAAATTCAACGGTGTCCCTGATATACGTAAATTCCGATCGGAAGCATACGATATTTTATGACCAGTTGGGAAGCTGGTCTTCCGAATATGCGTCACGTTTCCTGATTGTTCATTATTGGAGTGATGAAGCAACCAAACAATCGAATATTGGCTTTTTTTCCATGCTATTCAGGAAGAAAAACGATCACAGAATAAACGCAGAACGTCTAAAAGCAATTTTTGAGGATTTGGGAATAAAGAAGGAATCTAATAACGAGTTTTACTTATGCGGTCCGCAGGGATTGATGGAAATGGCAACTTCTACCATACAGAAAATCGGATTTTCAAAAGAGGTCATCCATAAAGAGAGTTTTTATATCCCTGAAAAAGCCGAAAACCTATCCGCTAAATCCAGCCAGGAACATGAGGTAAAAATCTTTTTCAAAGGAAAGGAACATCTGGTAAAAATAGCTACCGGTAAGTCTGTTCTGTTTGCTGGATTGGAATCTGGAATCGATTTACCCTATTCCTGCCAAAGCGGAAATTGTACGAGCTGTGCAGGAAAATGTCTTTCAGGAAGCATTACAATGTCCGCAACAGAGGGGCTGACACAGGAACAATTAAACAATGGTTATGTACTTACCTGTGTAGGCTATCCCCAATCGGATGATGTAGTTATTGAGTTTGATTGA
- a CDS encoding DUF4405 domain-containing protein gives MKPNRNYVTPFISLVFLVVGISGLLMFFHLFDGYTEVVHEILGLFFVVCAIFHIILNWKALKIHFKKSVFLPALFAVLTLSAVLVISERMYPPVDLQMMDRIVKAPVNDAFRALNINYEEAAAKLKEKGISVESARTFEDLWKSNNADAEEIIDLLLE, from the coding sequence ATGAAACCGAATAGAAATTATGTCACCCCTTTCATATCCTTGGTTTTCCTTGTGGTAGGTATTTCAGGACTACTGATGTTTTTCCATCTGTTTGACGGTTACACCGAAGTGGTTCATGAAATACTCGGTTTATTTTTTGTGGTATGTGCCATCTTTCACATTATCCTTAATTGGAAAGCATTAAAAATCCATTTTAAAAAAAGCGTTTTTTTACCTGCATTATTCGCTGTACTAACGCTATCTGCCGTTCTTGTTATTTCTGAAAGAATGTATCCGCCTGTCGATTTGCAAATGATGGATAGAATTGTAAAAGCTCCTGTGAACGATGCTTTCAGGGCGTTAAATATCAATTACGAAGAAGCTGCCGCTAAGCTGAAAGAGAAAGGTATTTCAGTGGAGAGTGCCCGAACTTTTGAAGATCTTTGGAAGAGCAACAATGCAGATGCTGAGGAAATTATTGATTTGCTCTTGGAATAA
- a CDS encoding NAD(P)H-dependent oxidoreductase, with protein MRTVIVFNHPYEGSYCNAILESVSKGLQESGHEIDLMHLDNDAFNPAMSSADLKAFIEHRAIDPQVTDYHERLKKADHLLFIFPIWWDIMPATTKGFIDRVLSPGLAYDHHPRGFGLIPLLNNLKRVTVITTMNKPGIMYSLLIGNLIKKVMIKSVFKTMGYKNVSWINFTSVKRVSHEKRVKWLTNLENRFSKFN; from the coding sequence ATGAGAACGGTAATCGTATTCAATCATCCGTATGAAGGCAGTTATTGCAACGCCATTTTAGAATCGGTAAGTAAAGGACTTCAAGAATCAGGTCACGAGATTGACCTGATGCATTTAGATAATGACGCATTTAATCCTGCAATGTCGTCTGCCGACCTTAAAGCATTTATAGAACACCGTGCCATTGATCCGCAGGTTACTGACTACCACGAGCGATTGAAAAAAGCAGACCACTTGCTTTTTATTTTTCCGATCTGGTGGGACATAATGCCTGCCACAACCAAAGGATTTATTGATCGTGTGCTATCTCCCGGACTGGCATATGACCATCATCCGAGAGGTTTCGGATTAATTCCGCTATTAAATAATTTAAAAAGAGTAACCGTCATTACTACGATGAACAAGCCAGGGATAATGTATTCACTGCTGATTGGCAATTTAATCAAGAAAGTTATGATAAAGAGTGTTTTCAAAACAATGGGCTATAAAAATGTCAGTTGGATAAATTTTACATCAGTAAAAAGAGTAAGTCACGAAAAACGGGTAAAATGGCTGACTAATCTCGAAAACAGATTTTCAAAATTCAACTAA
- a CDS encoding HNH endonuclease, with protein sequence MIKRTKNLNSIPESLKPAFPDLFPERIGRKVVPVPQKSRTTHLRRMEVIDIEQYVNHDNYNSRYKLDDVKEALSIIYKGKCAFCEQKEELTHVEHFRPKDTYYWLAFSWDNLLMSCPTCNTHKSTNFEIDGVVVNFENTELNIRNINSSSAIYDAIEIPKMVNPEVTDPNGLIYFEKDGSIKSDNPRFLYTIETCKIDRKSLNDSRRSVLDRFREHIRDAFIINANEHDQQIAITTNTRNFIRDSINENEDFLAFRRFAIANDWMNDIIKDMN encoded by the coding sequence ATGATAAAAAGAACTAAAAATTTAAATAGTATTCCTGAATCATTAAAACCCGCTTTTCCTGATTTATTTCCAGAGCGTATAGGGAGGAAAGTTGTTCCAGTTCCTCAGAAATCTAGAACTACACATTTACGAAGAATGGAAGTTATTGATATTGAACAGTATGTCAATCACGATAATTATAACTCACGATATAAACTGGATGATGTTAAAGAAGCTTTGAGCATTATATATAAAGGGAAATGTGCATTCTGTGAGCAAAAAGAGGAATTAACTCATGTGGAGCATTTTAGACCAAAAGACACATATTATTGGCTAGCGTTTTCTTGGGATAATTTACTCATGTCATGTCCAACATGTAATACACATAAAAGTACAAATTTTGAAATAGATGGTGTTGTAGTAAATTTTGAAAACACAGAATTAAACATCCGAAATATTAATTCTAGTTCAGCAATATATGACGCAATTGAGATTCCTAAAATGGTTAATCCTGAAGTAACTGATCCTAATGGTTTAATCTATTTTGAAAAAGATGGAAGTATAAAATCAGACAATCCTCGTTTTTTATATACTATTGAAACTTGTAAAATAGACAGAAAAAGTCTTAATGACAGTAGAAGAAGTGTTTTAGATCGATTTCGGGAGCATATTCGAGATGCTTTTATTATAAATGCCAACGAACACGATCAACAAATTGCTATAACTACTAATACAAGAAATTTCATTCGCGATTCAATAAACGAAAATGAAGACTTTTTAGCATTTAGGCGATTTGCAATTGCTAATGATTGGATGAATGACATCATTAAGGATATGAATTAA
- a CDS encoding helix-turn-helix domain-containing protein has product MEAVILSKDQYTEIIEKLDELVKRINAKNEPKKDTFLDNQEFLLLMKISKRTAQTWRDEGRISFSQVGNKIYYKLSDVEKLLQEHYNKAFAKK; this is encoded by the coding sequence ATGGAAGCAGTAATTTTATCAAAAGACCAGTACACCGAAATCATCGAAAAACTGGACGAACTCGTTAAGCGTATCAATGCCAAAAACGAACCTAAAAAAGATACGTTCCTAGACAATCAGGAATTTCTTTTGCTAATGAAGATTTCCAAACGTACCGCTCAAACCTGGCGTGATGAAGGTCGTATTTCGTTTTCACAAGTCGGAAACAAGATTTACTACAAATTATCTGATGTGGAAAAGCTCCTGCAGGAACACTACAACAAAGCGTTCGCTAAAAAATAG
- a CDS encoding helix-turn-helix domain-containing protein gives MNRIKEVLEQKGIKQVWLAEQLGKSYNMVNSYVQNRRQPSLDILNQIAEILDLDVKELIVSNKEKQIEEYK, from the coding sequence ATGAATAGGATAAAAGAAGTTTTAGAACAAAAAGGGATAAAGCAGGTTTGGCTGGCAGAACAACTTGGTAAAAGTTACAATATGGTTAATTCTTATGTTCAAAACCGCAGACAACCTAGTTTGGATATATTAAATCAAATAGCCGAAATACTTGATTTAGATGTAAAAGAACTGATTGTTTCCAACAAAGAGAAACAAATAGAAGAATACAAATAG
- a CDS encoding AAA family ATPase, with protein sequence MIDIDFTKLKTSWTKYDIVQVMEVIHSVDTIERFKKKEAGIDEPILRSFLGIKSLEDPTPSYWIEIQKYPNEKKLFAFFALLFTHGGVVNDFAEKYSSGEMKGVFVVEDKHKQYTNIRSALVESGAADPSFRRKDKVPYEFSPIFQNSEVGKLFKQVLLERISRLVNIDEFSDQDFYDVCLNNNFHKALSVSEQQFKMWIEGENVSETGFIKSVNILDFLSVENVLLDFNNSKEIYFLGENGDGKSLILMATYLAFNGNFITEKTDQEKTGKASDILRNNKKIQLSAIDEYGSEYNPQRGLFLNNFFAYGTHRGRVSTDNPEEYGFMSLFDSDETMINPVSWLKDQKLLELEKSLDKHNMIAEEKDLPNSFSVVELEEMFFDLLERHVEIKIDGTGVTFKEKNATLTFDQLSEGYKSILIFVSDLIYRLNKNAKEGQSIKDLKGIVLVDEIDLHLHPKWQRIVVKKLRSIFPNVQFIFTTHSPTIVQGASDDAILYRVYRNPEDGKTKVSDPYFRKDLNRLMINTLITSPLFGLEDSRLNSEEDYADTSETYLLYRINQQLENTLAEQREAGKIFLSDADIDAMIQQIINEELENKNDKKN encoded by the coding sequence ATGATTGATATTGATTTTACTAAGCTTAAGACTTCATGGACGAAGTACGATATTGTCCAAGTTATGGAAGTGATTCATAGTGTGGATACTATTGAGAGATTCAAGAAAAAAGAGGCTGGAATTGACGAACCTATTTTGAGATCATTCTTAGGGATTAAATCACTTGAAGATCCTACGCCAAGTTATTGGATAGAAATTCAGAAATATCCGAACGAAAAAAAGCTTTTTGCTTTTTTTGCTCTACTCTTTACACATGGAGGTGTTGTAAATGATTTTGCGGAAAAATATTCATCGGGAGAGATGAAAGGGGTATTTGTTGTTGAAGATAAACATAAGCAATACACAAACATTAGAAGTGCACTAGTTGAGTCTGGTGCAGCTGATCCTTCTTTTAGAAGAAAAGATAAAGTTCCTTACGAGTTTTCTCCTATTTTTCAAAATTCTGAAGTTGGTAAATTATTTAAACAGGTATTATTAGAAAGAATTTCAAGATTAGTAAATATTGATGAATTCTCTGATCAGGATTTTTATGATGTATGTTTAAATAATAATTTTCATAAAGCATTGAGTGTTTCCGAACAACAATTTAAAATGTGGATTGAAGGAGAAAATGTATCAGAAACAGGGTTTATCAAGTCAGTTAATATCTTAGATTTTCTATCTGTAGAAAATGTTTTATTAGATTTCAACAATTCAAAAGAAATTTATTTTCTAGGTGAAAACGGGGATGGGAAGTCACTAATATTAATGGCTACATATTTAGCTTTTAATGGAAATTTTATTACAGAAAAAACAGATCAGGAAAAAACTGGAAAAGCTTCGGACATTTTAAGAAACAATAAAAAAATTCAATTGTCTGCCATTGACGAATATGGCTCCGAATACAATCCCCAAAGAGGACTTTTTTTAAATAACTTTTTTGCCTATGGAACACATAGAGGTAGAGTTAGTACAGATAATCCCGAAGAGTATGGTTTTATGTCTTTGTTTGATAGTGACGAAACAATGATTAATCCAGTGTCTTGGCTCAAAGATCAAAAATTACTAGAACTAGAGAAAAGTTTAGACAAACATAATATGATAGCTGAAGAGAAAGATTTACCAAATTCTTTTTCAGTTGTTGAGCTAGAAGAAATGTTTTTTGATTTATTAGAAAGACATGTTGAAATAAAAATTGATGGTACAGGAGTAACATTTAAAGAGAAAAATGCGACCTTAACATTTGATCAACTTTCAGAAGGTTATAAAAGTATTTTAATATTCGTATCAGATTTGATTTACAGATTGAATAAAAATGCAAAAGAAGGTCAAAGCATTAAAGATTTAAAAGGGATTGTCCTAGTTGATGAAATTGATCTGCATTTACATCCTAAATGGCAAAGAATCGTTGTGAAAAAATTGCGTAGTATATTTCCAAATGTACAATTCATCTTCACTACTCATAGTCCTACAATTGTTCAGGGAGCTTCAGACGATGCAATTTTATATCGAGTTTATCGTAATCCGGAAGATGGGAAAACCAAAGTAAGTGATCCTTATTTTAGAAAAGATCTTAACCGATTAATGATTAATACACTTATTACCTCTCCTTTATTTGGTTTAGAGGACTCCCGTCTTAATTCAGAAGAAGATTATGCAGACACAAGTGAAACGTATTTGTTATATAGAATAAATCAACAACTAGAAAATACTTTAGCAGAACAAAGGGAAGCAGGTAAAATATTTTTGAGTGATGCTGATATAGATGCGATGATTCAGCAAATTATTAACGAAGAACTTGAGAATAAGAATGATAAAAAGAACTAA
- a CDS encoding Crp/Fnr family transcriptional regulator: protein MKSKWEIFSPYFKQVKVPAKTILLEEGKISKTMYFIEKGCLRTWVNNDGKEITTQFFFEGDSVSSIESFRTNQPSLYNIESIEPCILQNLSQKDFQTVIENSSELKKDFEEHLFRRLFQTQQLAFSYLKNNPQKRYEELLEQFPHIVQRVPQHYIASYLGITSVSLSRIRNRR from the coding sequence ATGAAAAGCAAGTGGGAAATATTCAGCCCTTATTTCAAACAGGTAAAAGTTCCTGCGAAAACTATTCTTTTGGAGGAAGGAAAAATATCCAAAACAATGTACTTCATCGAAAAAGGTTGTCTGCGTACCTGGGTAAATAATGATGGAAAAGAAATCACCACACAGTTCTTTTTTGAGGGCGACAGTGTTTCTTCCATAGAAAGTTTCAGAACCAACCAGCCAAGTTTATACAATATTGAAAGCATTGAACCTTGCATACTTCAAAACCTATCCCAAAAAGACTTTCAGACTGTTATTGAAAACTCCTCTGAACTTAAAAAGGATTTTGAAGAACATCTATTCAGGCGACTATTCCAAACGCAACAGCTTGCTTTTTCTTATCTTAAAAACAATCCCCAAAAACGCTACGAAGAATTGTTAGAGCAATTTCCGCATATTGTACAGCGTGTACCGCAACATTATATTGCATCTTATTTAGGAATTACTTCTGTTTCGCTGAGCCGGATTAGAAATAGGCGGTAA
- a CDS encoding DNA adenine methylase, with the protein MNRLETEIIHLDSQLDLLTSYDHKVPHITKYMGSKRSILDFVIGAINEIYTEGKVCDLFAGTSVLSGALGKLVPIHSNDIQEYSAVLSKTYLSNYDWQQFSNTLLEDILIAASDHVKDFKEKYANLNYTYSAEMTIKEFVQLEKKQQKLLDHNFDGSLYHLFTKYYSGTYWSFEQCLWIDALRRVAEDYRNTPVYYVILSSLMYSMSYCSQSTGHYAQYRDAKSESSKNDILIYRLRDIRPYFETKFNQLKQHLGDNNLDHTVTSLDYRKCLDKIEPGTLVYADPPYAFVHYSRFYHAIETLVKYDYPQVDHKGRYRSDRHQSPFGRRTEVKKAFQALFLGIKKKKSDLILSYSNTGMISLEEIIQIAKDNIGKNYDVSYKEQDYKHSTMGRSDDKSKDVKEYLVIVKLR; encoded by the coding sequence ATGAATAGATTAGAAACAGAAATAATTCACTTGGATAGTCAATTGGACTTGTTGACTTCTTATGACCATAAAGTACCTCATATAACTAAATATATGGGTTCCAAGAGAAGTATTTTGGATTTTGTGATTGGTGCTATTAATGAAATATATACAGAAGGTAAAGTGTGCGATTTATTTGCGGGTACGAGTGTTTTATCTGGTGCTTTAGGTAAGTTGGTTCCAATCCATTCTAATGACATTCAAGAATATTCAGCAGTATTGTCTAAGACATATTTGTCAAATTATGATTGGCAACAATTTAGTAATACTCTATTAGAAGATATCTTGATCGCGGCAAGTGACCATGTTAAGGATTTCAAGGAGAAATATGCTAATTTGAATTATACTTATTCTGCTGAAATGACGATTAAAGAATTCGTCCAGTTAGAAAAGAAACAGCAAAAATTATTAGATCATAATTTTGATGGTTCATTATACCATTTGTTTACAAAATATTATTCTGGAACATATTGGTCATTCGAACAATGTTTATGGATTGATGCTTTGAGAAGGGTTGCAGAAGATTATAGAAATACTCCTGTCTACTATGTTATTCTTTCAAGCCTTATGTATAGTATGTCTTATTGCTCTCAAAGTACGGGACACTACGCACAATATCGCGATGCTAAAAGTGAGTCTTCTAAAAATGACATATTGATTTATCGTTTAAGAGACATTAGACCTTATTTTGAAACAAAATTCAATCAACTTAAACAACATCTGGGTGATAACAATCTTGATCATACAGTTACTTCATTAGATTACAGAAAATGTTTAGATAAAATAGAACCAGGAACTTTGGTTTATGCTGATCCTCCTTATGCATTTGTTCATTATTCCAGATTTTATCATGCTATAGAAACATTGGTGAAATACGATTATCCACAAGTTGATCATAAAGGAAGATACCGTTCAGATAGACACCAATCTCCTTTTGGAAGAAGAACAGAAGTGAAGAAAGCCTTTCAAGCTTTGTTTCTGGGAATTAAGAAGAAAAAATCAGATCTAATTCTTAGTTACAGTAATACTGGAATGATATCATTGGAAGAAATAATACAAATAGCAAAGGATAACATTGGTAAGAACTATGATGTGAGTTATAAAGAACAAGATTATAAGCACAGTACAATGGGACGTAGTGATGATAAATCCAAAGATGTTAAAGAATATTTAGTAATCGTTAAATTAAGATAA
- a CDS encoding VapE domain-containing protein: MVVSIFQNFNEVVQNQKIIEVLHDIKTGKYINVITYLRKSLAENKIEAYERVKKSLPAFTPSATFKGGRKPEYLTAYNPLLILDIDKLSKEQLQKAKALAKEEPYTFSCFTSPSGNGLKILVKVNSSKENHKEAFLILQKHYEELLQLPIDKSGKDVTRLCFVSYDNDLYLNENAEIYPVISTEDVRPYIDQSRKALVTEPINNDYLAVYEHCIRFTEKKESYINGNRNNFVHLLANNLNRKGVPLAVATGYILSDYGYDANEVMATVKSAYSNTNEHNKNNNPAISKSETSKTKEDDMEEEEEKPSYIDRLETFLDYRYNFRYNIVTGKLEYKTIKANIWKPITDFVENSILREILKAKVKCNINTLRNLLHSDYCQQYDPFRDYFQNLEPNEDEVDYIDQLANTVKTTKQELWQICFKKWFVAMVACVTNDKAINQTVIVFSGKQGVGKTTWIERLIPRELKEYMFSGTINPNNKDTLIHLAECMLINLDELENLNRTEIGTLKELITKTHIRMRKAYGHNNETLPRRASFAGSVNTAQFLNDTTGSRRFLCFEVEHIEYTHNIDINMVYAQAIELYKNGFRYWFNQEEIKEIDLNNEQYQIRSPEEELLLTWFDIADRETANNFLNTTQIAAKLADKAKLNVTDGTVMKLGKALKKYGYLRLSKKNGYVYAVKELTWEEVENKNKEKEPPPKPPEQSSISFDNP; encoded by the coding sequence ATGGTAGTAAGTATCTTTCAGAACTTCAATGAAGTGGTGCAAAACCAGAAAATCATTGAAGTATTACACGACATCAAGACAGGTAAATACATCAATGTGATTACCTATCTGCGGAAATCATTAGCCGAAAACAAAATTGAAGCGTATGAGCGGGTAAAGAAATCTTTGCCTGCTTTCACTCCGTCAGCAACTTTTAAAGGCGGACGAAAACCCGAATATCTTACCGCTTATAATCCTTTGTTGATATTGGATATTGATAAACTTTCCAAAGAACAATTACAGAAAGCTAAAGCATTGGCAAAAGAAGAACCTTATACTTTTTCCTGTTTTACAAGTCCGTCAGGTAATGGATTGAAGATTCTAGTTAAAGTTAATTCATCAAAGGAAAACCATAAAGAAGCATTTTTGATATTGCAAAAGCATTATGAAGAATTGCTTCAATTGCCTATTGATAAGTCTGGAAAGGACGTTACAAGACTGTGTTTTGTTTCGTACGATAACGATTTGTATCTGAATGAAAACGCAGAAATCTATCCGGTAATTTCAACCGAAGATGTACGACCTTATATAGATCAATCAAGGAAAGCTCTCGTAACAGAACCTATCAACAATGATTATTTAGCAGTATATGAACATTGCATACGATTTACGGAAAAGAAGGAAAGTTATATCAATGGCAATCGGAACAATTTTGTTCATCTGCTGGCAAATAATCTCAATCGTAAAGGTGTTCCATTAGCAGTAGCTACAGGATATATTTTGTCTGATTATGGATATGATGCTAATGAAGTAATGGCAACGGTAAAAAGTGCATACAGCAATACCAATGAACACAACAAAAACAATAACCCAGCCATTTCAAAGTCCGAAACCAGTAAAACCAAAGAGGATGATATGGAAGAGGAAGAAGAAAAGCCAAGTTATATTGACCGTTTGGAAACCTTTCTCGATTATCGGTATAACTTTCGGTACAACATCGTTACGGGAAAATTGGAATACAAAACCATCAAAGCCAATATCTGGAAACCCATTACCGATTTTGTCGAAAACTCCATTCTAAGAGAAATCCTCAAAGCAAAAGTAAAATGCAATATCAATACATTACGAAACTTGTTGCATTCCGATTATTGTCAGCAATATGATCCGTTCAGAGATTATTTTCAGAATTTAGAACCCAATGAAGATGAAGTTGATTATATCGATCAATTAGCCAATACAGTTAAAACCACGAAGCAGGAATTATGGCAGATATGTTTCAAAAAATGGTTTGTAGCGATGGTTGCCTGTGTAACGAATGACAAAGCCATCAATCAAACCGTAATTGTATTCAGCGGAAAACAAGGCGTAGGAAAAACAACCTGGATAGAACGATTAATACCGAGAGAACTTAAAGAATATATGTTTTCAGGAACGATAAACCCGAACAACAAAGATACACTCATCCATTTAGCCGAATGTATGTTGATTAACTTAGATGAATTAGAAAACCTGAACCGTACCGAAATCGGAACACTCAAAGAACTGATTACCAAAACCCATATCCGAATGAGAAAAGCGTACGGACATAACAATGAAACCTTACCTCGAAGAGCCTCATTTGCAGGAAGTGTAAACACCGCTCAGTTTTTGAATGACACCACAGGTTCACGCAGATTTTTATGTTTTGAAGTAGAACACATCGAATATACCCATAATATCGACATCAATATGGTGTATGCACAGGCAATCGAATTGTATAAAAATGGGTTCCGTTATTGGTTCAATCAGGAAGAAATCAAGGAAATAGATTTGAATAACGAGCAATACCAGATCCGAAGTCCGGAAGAAGAATTGCTATTAACCTGGTTTGATATTGCCGACAGAGAAACCGCTAATAATTTTTTGAACACCACACAAATCGCAGCCAAGTTAGCCGACAAAGCCAAACTCAATGTTACAGATGGAACGGTAATGAAATTAGGAAAAGCCTTAAAGAAATACGGTTATCTGCGATTGTCCAAAAAGAACGGATATGTGTATGCGGTAAAAGAACTGACCTGGGAAGAAGTCGAAAACAAGAACAAAGAAAAAGAACCACCACCAAAACCACCCGAACAATCAAGCATTTCGTTTGATAATCCGTAA
- a CDS encoding site-specific integrase — protein MASIKLVQRTQQEDATGQSPIYIRLIKDRKAKFVTTGVKAKVSEWDDAKQKLKKNYPNSARMNAFLAQKVADAQAQVADHERTRKSVSARKLKEAIKGKADPNFFDYCDKRLEVLKGIVSYRTTVIYDGYIKKFERFLGYRDFYFSDINVGILNDYANYCKKKLSNGNTTVFTSLRILSFFYNDAMEEELIPLFPSPFYKIDIPKSKVERLYLNKKQIEDLENLDLSQRPKAVVHRDMFLFSSFGGGLRISDVMLLQWKCYDEKTQKITKVIQKTQKQHSFKLGAKSVAILNKYKPKTIDPEAFIFPVLEHPERIFNDEVYKSTRIRSKVRLGDVHLKKMGEDLKLPFNLHFHLSRHTFATNALNNGMRIEYVSKLLDHATIQQTQVYAKIVSEELDNAVDKYIK, from the coding sequence ATGGCTTCAATAAAATTAGTACAACGTACACAACAGGAAGATGCAACAGGACAAAGCCCTATCTACATCAGGTTAATCAAGGATCGCAAAGCTAAATTTGTCACTACCGGAGTTAAAGCAAAAGTTAGTGAATGGGACGACGCAAAACAGAAACTCAAAAAGAACTACCCCAACAGTGCCAGGATGAATGCTTTCTTAGCTCAAAAGGTAGCGGATGCTCAGGCACAGGTAGCAGACCACGAAAGAACCAGGAAATCAGTTTCAGCCCGAAAGCTCAAAGAAGCTATTAAAGGAAAAGCAGATCCCAATTTCTTTGACTATTGCGATAAACGTTTAGAGGTTCTCAAAGGAATTGTTTCTTATCGTACTACGGTTATTTACGATGGTTACATTAAGAAATTTGAACGCTTTCTGGGATATAGAGATTTCTATTTCTCTGACATCAACGTGGGTATTTTGAACGATTACGCTAACTACTGCAAAAAGAAATTAAGCAACGGAAATACAACGGTTTTTACTTCATTGCGAATATTGAGTTTCTTTTATAACGATGCAATGGAAGAAGAATTGATACCTTTATTCCCTTCCCCATTCTACAAAATAGATATTCCAAAAAGTAAAGTAGAACGCCTGTACCTCAACAAAAAGCAAATAGAAGATTTAGAAAACTTAGATTTAAGCCAAAGACCAAAAGCTGTAGTTCACAGAGATATGTTTTTGTTTAGTTCCTTTGGTGGCGGTTTGCGTATCAGCGATGTAATGTTGTTACAGTGGAAATGTTACGATGAAAAAACACAAAAGATTACAAAGGTTATTCAGAAAACACAAAAACAACACAGCTTCAAATTAGGAGCAAAATCTGTTGCTATACTCAACAAATACAAACCGAAAACAATAGATCCTGAAGCCTTCATATTTCCTGTATTGGAACATCCCGAACGAATATTTAATGATGAAGTATACAAGAGTACAAGGATACGTTCAAAAGTAAGATTAGGTGATGTACACCTAAAGAAAATGGGTGAAGATTTGAAATTACCTTTTAACCTGCATTTCCATTTGAGCCGACATACATTTGCCACAAATGCACTGAACAACGGTATGCGTATCGAGTATGTAAGTAAGTTGCTTGACCACGCTACCATACAACAAACACAGGTATATGCAAAAATTGTAAGTGAAGAGTTAGACAATGCGGTTGATAAATACATAAAATAA